A stretch of the Vigna radiata var. radiata cultivar VC1973A chromosome 9, Vradiata_ver6, whole genome shotgun sequence genome encodes the following:
- the LOC106773907 gene encoding (+)-neomenthol dehydrogenase-like isoform X1 — MQICLLSWIYRYAVVTGANKGIGYGICKKLALNGIVVVLTARNEKRGLDAMERLKEFGLSDLLVFHQLDVTDPPSVAALAQFIKTRFGRLDILVNNAGVPGGLVNGENVLRKKRGEISDWNIIVPQNYELAEECVEINFFGAERVTEALLPLLQRSTSPRIVNVSSRRGVLKNIPNDWARGVLSDIDNLTNKKLHVVLREFLKDYKEGSLESKKWPAVLSGYTMSKTALNSYTRMLAKKFPRFRINCLCPDFVKTDLNQNVGFLTIDEGAECPVRLALLPDDGPSGLFFLKNQVLSFF, encoded by the exons ATGCAGATCTGTTTATTGAGTTGGATATACAGGTATGCAGTGGTGACAGGAGCTAACAAGGGAATTGGTTATGGAATATGCAAGAAACTGGCTTTGAATGGAATTGTGGTGGTGCTAACAGCTAGAAATGAGAAAAGGGGTTTGGATGCAATGGAAAGATTGAAAGAGTTTGGTCTCTCAGACCTTCTGGTTTTTCATCAACTTGATGTCACTGATCCTCCTAGTGTTGCTGCTTTGGCACAGTTCATCAAAACCAGATTTGGAAGACTTGACATCTTG GTGAACAATGCAGGTGTTCCTGGAGGACTAGTAAATGGAGAGAATGTTCTTAGAAAG AAAAGGGGCGAAATATCAGATTGGAATATAATAGTTCCACAAAATTATGAGTTAGCAGAAGAATGTGTTGAAATAAACTTTTTTGGTGCAGAAAGAGTAACAGAAGCTCTTCTTCCACTCCTTCAACGATCTACTTCTCCTAGGATTGTCAATGTCTCCTCTAGAAGAGGTGTATTGAAG AATATACCAAATGATTGGGCAAGAGGAGTGCTGAGTGACATTGATAACCTTACAAACAAAAAGCTTCATGTGGTGTTAAGGGAGTTTCTGAAAGATTACAAAGAAGGATCATTGGAATCGAAGAAGTGGCCAGCTGTTCTTTCTGGCTACACCATGTCCAAAACAGCCTTAAATTCGTATACAAGAATGTTGGCTAAGAAGTTTCCTCGTTTTCGCATAAACTGTTTGTGCCCGGACTTTGTCAAGACTGATCTAAACCAGAATGTAGGGTTTTTAACCATTGATGAAGGTGCTGAGTGCCCCGTCAGACTAGCTCTTTTACCAGATGATGGTCCTTCTGGtctctttttcttaaagaatcaagtactttcttttttctaa
- the LOC106773907 gene encoding (+)-neomenthol dehydrogenase-like isoform X2 — MGEEAKRYAVVTGANKGIGYGICKKLALNGIVVVLTARNEKRGLDAMERLKEFGLSDLLVFHQLDVTDPPSVAALAQFIKTRFGRLDILVNNAGVPGGLVNGENVLRKKRGEISDWNIIVPQNYELAEECVEINFFGAERVTEALLPLLQRSTSPRIVNVSSRRGVLKNIPNDWARGVLSDIDNLTNKKLHVVLREFLKDYKEGSLESKKWPAVLSGYTMSKTALNSYTRMLAKKFPRFRINCLCPDFVKTDLNQNVGFLTIDEGAECPVRLALLPDDGPSGLFFLKNQVLSFF, encoded by the exons ATGGGAGAAGAAGCAAAAAG GTATGCAGTGGTGACAGGAGCTAACAAGGGAATTGGTTATGGAATATGCAAGAAACTGGCTTTGAATGGAATTGTGGTGGTGCTAACAGCTAGAAATGAGAAAAGGGGTTTGGATGCAATGGAAAGATTGAAAGAGTTTGGTCTCTCAGACCTTCTGGTTTTTCATCAACTTGATGTCACTGATCCTCCTAGTGTTGCTGCTTTGGCACAGTTCATCAAAACCAGATTTGGAAGACTTGACATCTTG GTGAACAATGCAGGTGTTCCTGGAGGACTAGTAAATGGAGAGAATGTTCTTAGAAAG AAAAGGGGCGAAATATCAGATTGGAATATAATAGTTCCACAAAATTATGAGTTAGCAGAAGAATGTGTTGAAATAAACTTTTTTGGTGCAGAAAGAGTAACAGAAGCTCTTCTTCCACTCCTTCAACGATCTACTTCTCCTAGGATTGTCAATGTCTCCTCTAGAAGAGGTGTATTGAAG AATATACCAAATGATTGGGCAAGAGGAGTGCTGAGTGACATTGATAACCTTACAAACAAAAAGCTTCATGTGGTGTTAAGGGAGTTTCTGAAAGATTACAAAGAAGGATCATTGGAATCGAAGAAGTGGCCAGCTGTTCTTTCTGGCTACACCATGTCCAAAACAGCCTTAAATTCGTATACAAGAATGTTGGCTAAGAAGTTTCCTCGTTTTCGCATAAACTGTTTGTGCCCGGACTTTGTCAAGACTGATCTAAACCAGAATGTAGGGTTTTTAACCATTGATGAAGGTGCTGAGTGCCCCGTCAGACTAGCTCTTTTACCAGATGATGGTCCTTCTGGtctctttttcttaaagaatcaagtactttcttttttctaa